ATCCCAAGTCTTCAAGTTTTCCACAACTTGAAGACAACAATTCTAAATCAGTTTGTACTTCATTGAACTAAGATTATATCAACATTACGACTCGATAACCAACTCCTAATATATATAGACTATGACTCTTTATCTAACTTAGTATTAGGACCAGGTTCAACAATGTGTTTCTTCAAGTAGTACACTACCAAATCAATTTGTCAATTGCCTTTTTTGCCTTATAAGTGTGTCAATAATTCTGAATAACACTTCTTCTATTTAAGCACCAACTTTTCAAAGACTTATCTTCAGGTCAAACTCCTCCTTGCATCCAAACTCTCAATACATAGAATTCTACTTCAAGCGAGACTCCTTCTTCAAATCAAACGCGTGCATCTTTAAGTGTTGTAGTCAGTTAAACTCCAACTCTTCAATTCAACATATGAATTATTCTGTTGAGTTTATCAAAAGTAATCATTATCTACTCCTTTATTCTTGTACTCTTTCTTTGCTCATCGATGACCGTGCTATGAGCTTTAGCCTGCTGTAATGCACATGTGAAACATATTAACTAATATATTTCATCCACTTTCtcaatcatcaaaactccatagaacccaacaaaatatttttgaatcttgtgatattaaattaaagatatattaaatGCACCAGAATGACCtttaatcttgtagtcttaaacaCCTGATGTGAAAAGTTGGATAAAAGGAATAATCAgtcaaacaaattaaaacgagggaatataattttctatatacatagtataatttttcgattAAGGATTTTCGACTGACCACCCGTTATTTACGTGGATACGCCACTGCGTGATGCTATACCTGTCCtctaaaagtaaaatttgggactTAATGAAAGACACATTTGGCAGTTAGAAAGTTCCGCAAAATTGTCCTCATcgaagcaaaaaaataaaataaaaaaatccaagaTTCCAGTCTGCAGGCTCTATATTTGATCAAGTAAAAGTTTCCATTCGGCAGAAAATTTGAAGACAAAAATGTTGCCACCTTGCAAATTCCAAAAATAAGAACAATttgaataaaaccaaaaaaaataaaatttaaaattatatatgctGATGGTACAAGATTCATCTACAGAGGTCTCATCCGATACCATTTCACAGTTTTTCCCTCACACATGCGTAAATAatagtattatttttaataaatactaATAGTTATGTATTCAATAGAGTGACGCTGTTTGAATAGAAAGTATAATATCAATTTGGAACGTgagataaaaatttataatcagTACTTACTCCGATCatctttatttgttcattattaaCTTGACATACATTTTAAAACACAATAACTTATaaagttaatttattttatcactAACTTATaaagttaatttattttatcaccCTTTGAGTATAATAAATTTAGTACTTTGAAAAATGCATTAACCGACGAAAAGTATCAAACAACAAGGTAAAATGGACATAACATGGTAAATTATTCATTGGTATTCAAATTGGACAAATATTGTTggacatctatttttaatatgttgGACAAGTAAAGATGAAAAGAGGGAGTACGTATGTAGTCCAAAATCTATCCATCAACCGATATTATTTGTGTAAAATCCTGCATATGCTACCGATAATGTATTAACAATTATTTGAACTAttccaaaaataagaaaactattTAAGCGATCAATATATAGCTTAAAACTATagcaaattttaaaatatatagttagCTTCAAGAAACTTTTACTGGTTGAGTGGCATTTCTTATTGGGCTCGTCTAAATTCTTGCTATATAAAGAACACCTTTCTCTTCTCTATCTCTCATCACCAAATTCTCCTCTTACTTTTTCATAAGAAGAAAAGGATATTTTACTTGTTTACCAAATATGGAGCTCACTATCTTCCTTGTTTTTTCACTTCTACTAGTCCATGGAGCTCTTGCTAATAGTGGTATGTACTTCTTATATTTATGTAGTATTTAAACGTAATACTAGTTTAAGAGACTTGCGAATTTCTTCTTAGCGAAAGTGAATTTGCAGCAAGACGACTTGTGTCATTGGTTGTCAGGAATCCTTACAAGATAAATGAATTTCCTTGTTTCGACCACgtaaaataaatcttttatgCAATCTTTACAGTGTTGataaaattaatcataaaaagataaatttagtGACAAACTTTGAGGTTTAATCCTTTGCGAGGAGTCCCTTTTCCtcgaaaatattttcttgaaacatattttttttaagaatatgtTTTCTAGTAGATGATTGGTAAGTGAAAGGCATTTTTCCAAAAATGGTTAAACATCAATATGATATTAGCAGTTCAGAGAGTGTTCTGATGAAAATTTAGTGTCAATTAGGGAAAGTAAGACGAAGTTAAAAGCTAAGATGGTCATAAGGAAAACAATTAACTTCCGTCCATTAGTGAGGGAAGTCATTCCTCTCCTTTTGATAGAagttcttaagaaaatatattttcttcaaaaaatgaCTCGTCATATCAGACTCACACTTGTGTCTACCGTCTGTATATGGGCCTGGTGCACACACTCACTATTTCAACTCAGTTTTCATATATCTAGTTAAACAATAAAAAGTACATATACATGTACTAATTTGACTTAAAATCCTATAATGTCTCGTCTCTCCATTTGCAAATAATTTTCGGTCTGAAACACAGAGCTAGGGGGTTGAGCATTGAATAGGAAAAAGAGTGAATCTTAAGGTCCCAAATGAATTAACTTATTCGGAAAAAAGGCCTTAATTCTTCCTATTTGATCAAATACCTAGCTATAAGTCTTAAGGTATTTCTTAACAAGGAAATAACAAGTCGTAGGGATTTCTGTTTAATGATATTGATATCGATGATAGTAACAATTTGGTGTTAGTGACAAAATTGATAGTAACAATTTGGTGTTTGTTACAATCTTGATGCTCGTGATGATATCGATCGTGATCATAATACtgattttgtattattatttgaAACCCCAGGAGAAATTGTGTGTGAAGATTTGTCAGTGGAAATATGTGCCTACTCAGTTGCTTCCTCCGGGAGACGTTGCTCTTTGGAGACTTATGAATCAAGTGAGGTAACAACAGGTTATCAATGCAAGACCTCAGAGGTTGTGGCCAATATTGGCTTAGTGAATTTGGTAGAAAGTGACGAGTGCATAAGTGCTTGTGGAGCTGATAGGAACTCTGTTGGTATTTCTTCTGATTCATTTCTTGAATCAACATTCACCTCTAAACTTTGCTCCCAAGAATGCTACAAAAAGTGCCCCAACATTGTTGATCTTTACTACAATTTGGCTTTGGGAGAAGGTATGACATTTCATTACTTCAACTGTATTTAACTTTGAATTTAACTTCTATGCACTATCAGGTCAACTGAAAGATGATTATGTGTGTCCTAATAAGTGGGGATAGGATTTGGCTCCCAGCCATTGCACTTTCTCTTCCATTTCCTCTTCACATTTAGACGAGTGAAACTtgtcaaatataaattttaaaggtCTAGATAATTATTCATTTAACAAGTACTCCtttcgtttcatattagttgaccctcttgttaaaattatttgtttcattttagttgtcCAAGTTCTAAAATCAAAAGAAGTTTATTGTGTTTTTCCAATATTATTCCTATCATTAAAATAACTATGTAAAATGTatataatcaaatttatattttcaatgcataattaatagagttactttaataaaataaacttttatgaaatatttttcggaaaagggcctaaaatgtccttcaactatctaaaatggtgcaaaaatgctCTTCATCCATCTATTAGGCTAAAATGTCCTTCTAATCCACCTATTGAGTCAGTTTTGCCCTTCCATTTAACAGCTACTTATTGACCCCACCTCATTTATAACATGGCATAGTCCTATTGaacaattaatattaaattaaactaattaattttattctcaaaacccAACCCGACCCAACTAAGATCCGCTCCAATtccttttaacaaaaaaaatctccATTCATCAATCCTAAATCTCACTGCATTCCTCCACCGTGAACCACCACCATAATGGCAAAAACCACCACCCTCTCCGGCGAAGTactgaaaaaaataattctttcatATACTTACTTAGCCATATGGATAGGCCTTTCTGCTACAGTAATTGTATACAACAAATATATTCTTGATAAAAAACTATACAATTGACCTTTTCCAATTTCTCTTACAATGATTCACATggctttttgtttttcattagcTTCCTTCATCGTACGTATCCTTAAACTTATCGAACTTTTCACCTTGTCCAAAAAGGTCTACTTAACATGTGTGCTTCCTATTGGTGCACTTTACTCACTTTCATTATGGCTATCAAATTCTGCTCATATTTATCTATCTATTTCATTCATCCAAATGCTTTAAGCATTAATGCCTGTTGCTGCTGTGTGTACCATTGGTATATTGTTGAAAAAAGATAGTTTCAAGAAATCTACCATGTGTAACATGGTGGCTATTTGAGTTGGTGTTGCTATTGTTGCATATGGTGAATCGAAGTTAGATGCATAATACTGTTGTGATGATCTTACAATGGCGTCGAGGGATGATGGAGCTGAATGCAGTGAGATTTAGGATTGATGAATGgagattttttttgttagaaaGAATTGGAGCGGGTCTTAGTTGGGTTGGGTTATTTGGCTGAGGCGGGTtgagttttgaggataaaattaattaattaaattcaatattaattgTCCAATAGAAATATGCCATGTCATAAATGAGGTGGGGCCAATAGGTAGTTGTTAAATGGAAGGACAAAATTGACCCAATAGGTGGACGGGAAGGGTATTTTAGTCCCAATAGGTAGATGAAGgatatttttgcaccattttagaTAGCTAAAGGACGTTTTAGGCCTTTTTCCGAATATTTTTTAAGGAGAATATCAAGTCAATAagaatcaaataaaatgaaacagagGGATCTGAGTATCTTAACTATAGTTAAGAACATAAAATTATGGAAAATACTCTAATTTTGGTGATGTATGCAATCAATCCCCTTCATAATGTTTGGTACGCATTAGCATTTAGCGTATCATTAATTTTGTTCTCTAAATTTATAGAAAAAGATCAGTAAACTCCCCTCCCTCCACAAGAGCGTTCATAtaattattgttttaaaaaatcaatttaattttttctttaactgAATGTTTCAATATTTAATCCAATTTCATTCCTAATCATTCTCTAACTATATTGAAGAACAATCAAATATGATTTTCccagaataaataaaaatttaattcataattccATATGGGACTTTTTATGGACATTCTTTATCGCGGCAAAAAATTCAATAGTATGTATGTGGACAAATTTTGCTTTcacatatatatgaaaaaa
The Capsicum annuum cultivar UCD-10X-F1 chromosome 6, UCD10Xv1.1, whole genome shotgun sequence DNA segment above includes these coding regions:
- the LOC107875088 gene encoding uncharacterized protein LOC107875088; protein product: MELTIFLVFSLLLVHGALANSGEIVCEDLSVEICAYSVASSGRRCSLETYESSEVTTGYQCKTSEVVANIGLVNLVESDECISACGADRNSVGISSDSFLESTFTSKLCSQECYKKCPNIVDLYYNLALGEGVYLPAFCMGRNLNGRREMSQIQSSGVAWPPSAASDGYGRQLSEGPAASFAPLSTSGGYGRLFSEGPAASVALTYDDLEAAAPW